The nucleotide window GCCCACCGAGTTCGTCATCACCGATATTCAGATGCCTGGGTGGGATGGATTTGAGATGGTGCGTGCCATTTGTGCGCTTAATCCGGCGGTCAAAGCGGTTTTTACCAGCGGTGCTGCGGATAGTTTTCGCAGCGAAATCGACAACGATTCCGGCCTGAATAGTGCGGTATTTTTAGAAAAGCCCTTTACTCGCGGTGATCTTTTGGCAGTTTTATCACAAGATTTTAGTAGCTTAGAGGTTTGCACCGAGAGTGCCTAGGCCTCTGGGATGAGTGCAGGGAAAACCATACGGATGGCGAATGGCTGTGATTTTCGGAGACTGCGATGAGCCGTTCAGCGCAGTCGACTCGTG belongs to Deltaproteobacteria bacterium and includes:
- a CDS encoding response regulator; amino-acid sequence: MGESNIKPGTILVVDDDDGLTRAIANLLRLEGYDVSTAFNRIQGYAASFRQPTEFVITDIQMPGWDGFEMVRAICALNPAVKAVFTSGAADSFRSEIDNDSGLNSAVFLEKPFTRGDLLAVLSQDFSSLEVCTESA